One stretch of Candidatus Dadabacteria bacterium DNA includes these proteins:
- a CDS encoding STAS domain-containing protein produces IVTVGYEGIQAFLACEVGVKIEVDQLKGALIISISGEIKGLSGREFHNAIFQEIQGQEVPIVLDLKGLTYINSTGLRSILLVAKRQQDIKSKFAVCSLSKPMREIFEITCFDRIMSVLHSRSEAIEAVT; encoded by the coding sequence AATTGTGACAGTGGGTTATGAAGGGATTCAGGCTTTTTTAGCCTGTGAAGTTGGGGTTAAAATCGAGGTCGATCAGCTCAAAGGAGCTCTGATAATAAGCATATCCGGCGAGATCAAAGGCCTGAGTGGACGGGAATTTCACAACGCGATATTCCAGGAAATCCAGGGGCAGGAAGTCCCTATAGTTCTGGACCTCAAAGGGCTGACCTACATCAACAGCACGGGACTGCGCTCGATCCTGCTTGTCGCCAAAAGGCAGCAGGACATCAAATCGAAATTCGCGGTGTGCTCCCTGTCCAAACCTATGAGAGAAATATTCGAGATCACGTGCTTTGACCGGATCATGTCGGTGCTTCATTCCCGCTCCGAAGCCATAGAAGCGGTAACTTAA
- a CDS encoding thiolase family protein, whose amino-acid sequence MRDVYIIGVGNTACGRFPDKAAHILAREAAWAAIQDSGIHARKIEIAFCGHVYQGMGVGQRALKDIGLVGQPTINVEGACGSGTLSLWEAWRTIAYGQYDIALALGVENLSRILSGGPLPLEEDDLEVSIGMGMPGLYAIRASKYMSEYGVTIEQLAEVVVKSRYHASLNPLAQYRKTTTVEEVLGAPVIADPLTRNMCCPVGDAAAAAVLCSEEHVGELAKKMPIKILGCVAQSGKYSSPTGLTCDPSENVWRTSQMAYEMAGLGPEDMDVAEIHDAFSIAEMMVVESLGFCEKGEGATLIDEKSTWVGGDKVAVNPSGGLLSRGHPVGATGLLQTAEIVRQIRGEVEPERQVKDAKVGIIETMGGAQPAMDGITCVVSILGK is encoded by the coding sequence ATGAGAGACGTATACATAATAGGAGTGGGAAACACCGCCTGCGGAAGATTTCCCGACAAAGCGGCTCATATTCTCGCAAGAGAAGCCGCGTGGGCCGCGATACAGGACTCGGGAATTCACGCGCGAAAAATAGAAATCGCGTTTTGCGGCCATGTCTACCAGGGCATGGGAGTCGGGCAGAGAGCGCTTAAGGATATAGGACTCGTCGGACAGCCCACCATAAACGTGGAGGGTGCCTGCGGAAGCGGAACCCTTTCCCTGTGGGAAGCTTGGAGAACCATAGCCTACGGTCAATACGACATAGCACTCGCTCTGGGCGTTGAGAATCTGAGCAGAATTCTCTCCGGAGGTCCACTACCCCTCGAGGAGGATGACCTTGAGGTATCCATAGGTATGGGAATGCCCGGGCTCTACGCCATAAGAGCTTCAAAGTACATGAGCGAATACGGGGTCACGATTGAACAGCTGGCCGAAGTCGTCGTAAAAAGCCGCTACCATGCTTCGCTCAATCCTCTTGCCCAGTACAGAAAGACTACAACCGTGGAAGAAGTGCTGGGTGCACCGGTGATCGCCGACCCGCTTACGCGTAACATGTGCTGTCCCGTTGGAGACGCGGCCGCGGCCGCGGTGCTGTGTTCCGAGGAGCATGTCGGAGAGCTTGCTAAAAAGATGCCGATAAAGATCCTGGGATGCGTCGCGCAGTCGGGCAAATACAGCAGCCCCACAGGCCTTACCTGCGATCCTTCGGAGAACGTCTGGAGAACCTCCCAGATGGCTTACGAGATGGCGGGACTGGGGCCCGAAGACATGGACGTAGCCGAAATTCACGATGCTTTCTCAATAGCGGAAATGATGGTTGTCGAATCTCTCGGCTTTTGCGAGAAGGGAGAGGGAGCAACTCTCATAGACGAAAAAAGCACATGGGTCGGAGGCGACAAAGTCGCAGTTAACCCAAGCGGCGGCCTGCTTTCACGGGGACATCCGGTCGGAGCCACGGGACTTCTTCAGACTGCCGAGATCGTAAGGCAGATAAGAGGGGAAGTCGAGCCGGAGCGCCAGGTAAAAGATGCGAAAGTCGGCATCATCGAGACCATGGGAGGCGCCCAGCCCGCCATGGACGGAATTACCTGCGTTGTGAGCATCCTCGGGAAATAG
- a CDS encoding nitroreductase family protein, with amino-acid sequence MSDVPSASEVGSIMDTFSSIGTRRSIRWYEPHKSVEKWKVQAMLEAARLSPTAGNFNGQRAIVVYRDEDPEIWEFISDWSQITTQMAPVLIFWCYDMANYDTMGQSIHDLLRTGALDKAHGWEYDRVSRLFPLAAMLPDAVLHRLAAIDLGNAIQNACLVATSLGLGTCLNGASGGARRNTKAKFNLPDTYVFSWLMTVGYPAESMDGGGARSRPPFGTMFFEKQVGNAFPRDPEVVKLLEDLNMLQPAGPLPGRLEEINKLTRRFGLGDEWLTDWQLEESQLGDLAGDKKPAPLSADAVQASVAGASADPSGFTLKPTVKREEIQKYREEKGIGDAD; translated from the coding sequence ATGAGTGATGTACCAAGTGCCAGCGAAGTTGGTAGTATCATGGACACTTTCAGTTCCATAGGAACAAGAAGGTCCATCAGGTGGTATGAGCCGCATAAGTCCGTTGAGAAATGGAAGGTTCAGGCCATGCTGGAAGCTGCCCGGCTTTCTCCTACGGCAGGCAACTTCAATGGGCAAAGAGCAATAGTTGTATACAGGGATGAAGATCCCGAAATATGGGAGTTTATATCCGACTGGAGTCAGATCACAACGCAGATGGCCCCCGTGCTTATCTTCTGGTGTTATGACATGGCCAACTACGACACAATGGGTCAGTCTATCCACGACCTTCTAAGAACTGGAGCACTCGATAAGGCGCACGGCTGGGAATATGACAGGGTATCCAGGCTGTTCCCGCTTGCCGCAATGCTTCCCGATGCGGTACTGCACCGTCTTGCTGCGATCGATCTTGGAAATGCGATACAGAACGCCTGTCTTGTTGCGACGTCCTTGGGTCTCGGGACCTGTCTTAACGGCGCCAGCGGTGGAGCCAGGAGGAACACGAAAGCAAAGTTCAATCTTCCAGACACTTACGTTTTCAGCTGGCTTATGACCGTCGGTTATCCCGCAGAAAGCATGGACGGCGGCGGAGCAAGAAGCCGGCCCCCGTTTGGAACAATGTTCTTCGAAAAGCAGGTCGGAAACGCTTTCCCGAGAGACCCCGAGGTAGTAAAGCTTCTAGAGGATCTGAACATGCTTCAGCCGGCAGGACCTCTTCCCGGAAGACTCGAGGAGATAAACAAGCTCACCAGGCGTTTCGGTCTCGGAGACGAGTGGCTTACGGACTGGCAGCTTGAAGAGTCCCAGCTTGGGGATCTTGCGGGAGACAAGAAACCTGCACCCCTCAGTGCCGATGCAGTCCAGGCTTCGGTCGCGGGCGCATCCGCTGACCCCTCGGGCTTTACCCTCAAACCGACCGTAAAGCGGGAGGAGATCCAGAAGTACAGGGAAGAAAAAGGCATTGGGGATGCCGACTAG
- the clpB gene encoding ATP-dependent chaperone ClpB → MISPEKFTLKAQEAILEAQNAASDGGNQVIDLPHLFAALVSQPGMPTKILERLESDPRELARTAAEQISKLPKVKGASDQIYMSRELDSAIRSADKEAHHLGDAYVSTEHLLIGVVSHASGALGNGFSESGVTKKGILKVLKELRGNQTVNTQNPEDTMEPLRQYGKDFTELARSGKVDPVIGRDDEIRNVIRVLLRRTKNNPVLIGEPGVGKTAIVEGLAQRIVDSDVPEGLKDKKLISLDLGSLLAGAKYRGQFEERLKAVLKEVTESQGEIILFIDEIHTVVGAGAADGAMDASNMLKPALARGELHCIGATTLDEYRNHIEKDAALERRFQQVYVDEPSVEETVSILRGLKEKYEVHHGVKIKDEALVAASQLSDRYISGRFLPDKAVDLMDEASARLKMEIDSVPTEIDEIKRKIMRLEIEREGFRKEQDPELRGKLEEIEKNLSELKEEAEVLEAHWQKEKDCISRIRKTKEEIETGRMDAERAQREGDLSRASEFLYGRIPELEKDMENLGVELSEIQSQRKMLREEVSAEDIAAVVSKWTGIPVSSLVEEEVEKLVHMEERLSKRVVGQPELIRLVSNALRRSRAGLSDPKRPISSFMFLGPTGVGKTELARSLAEFMFDDEDAIVRIDMSEYMEKHSVSRLIGAPPGYVGYEEGGQLSETVRRRPYSVVLFDEIEKAHSDMFNLLLQILDDGRLTDGQGRTVDFRNTVIIMTSNLGSQHIQESSGDSEEMENKINEMLRNYFRPEFLNRIDEVVIFSALTRTDLIEIAEIQIGYLRERLAEKNLAIELSEKAVTRLVDIGYDPVFGARPLKRAVQKYIQDPLANEILKGNFKDSVTVKVDLDKEGNFTFGRSN, encoded by the coding sequence ATGATTTCGCCTGAGAAATTCACATTGAAGGCTCAGGAAGCCATTCTGGAGGCACAAAACGCGGCTAGCGACGGCGGAAATCAGGTGATTGACCTGCCTCATCTGTTCGCCGCTCTTGTAAGTCAGCCCGGGATGCCGACCAAGATTCTGGAGCGACTGGAATCCGACCCCCGGGAGCTTGCACGGACGGCCGCCGAGCAGATATCCAAGCTTCCCAAGGTGAAAGGGGCATCTGACCAGATATACATGAGCAGAGAACTTGATTCTGCCATCCGGTCGGCCGACAAGGAAGCGCACCATCTTGGAGACGCGTACGTAAGCACGGAACACCTTCTGATTGGAGTTGTTTCTCACGCTTCCGGGGCCCTGGGAAACGGATTTTCAGAATCAGGGGTGACTAAGAAAGGGATCTTAAAAGTACTGAAAGAACTGAGAGGTAACCAGACAGTGAACACGCAGAATCCTGAAGACACCATGGAACCGCTTCGCCAGTACGGAAAGGATTTCACCGAACTTGCCCGAAGCGGGAAGGTAGACCCGGTAATAGGAAGGGATGACGAGATAAGGAACGTGATACGGGTGCTCCTTCGAAGAACGAAGAACAACCCTGTGCTCATAGGGGAACCCGGAGTGGGGAAAACAGCCATAGTGGAGGGACTGGCACAGCGCATAGTTGACTCCGATGTTCCCGAGGGACTTAAGGACAAAAAATTGATTTCCCTAGATCTTGGATCCCTGCTTGCAGGAGCAAAGTACAGGGGACAGTTCGAGGAGAGACTCAAGGCTGTGCTGAAGGAAGTCACGGAATCTCAAGGGGAGATAATTCTTTTCATAGATGAGATACACACCGTAGTTGGAGCCGGAGCGGCCGATGGAGCGATGGACGCGTCAAACATGCTAAAGCCGGCCCTTGCGCGCGGAGAACTTCACTGCATAGGTGCGACCACTCTTGATGAATACAGAAATCACATAGAAAAGGACGCAGCCCTTGAGCGGAGATTTCAGCAGGTCTACGTCGATGAACCCTCCGTTGAGGAAACCGTGTCGATCCTAAGGGGTCTTAAGGAAAAGTACGAGGTTCACCACGGGGTAAAAATCAAGGACGAAGCCCTTGTTGCCGCCTCCCAGCTTTCAGACAGGTATATCTCCGGGCGGTTTCTGCCCGATAAGGCCGTTGACCTGATGGACGAGGCTTCGGCGCGGCTCAAGATGGAGATTGACTCCGTGCCGACGGAGATAGACGAGATAAAAAGGAAGATAATGCGCCTTGAGATAGAAAGGGAGGGATTTAGAAAAGAGCAAGACCCTGAACTTCGGGGAAAACTTGAAGAGATTGAGAAAAACCTCTCGGAACTGAAAGAGGAAGCGGAGGTGCTTGAAGCGCACTGGCAGAAGGAAAAAGACTGCATATCGAGGATAAGAAAGACCAAGGAGGAAATAGAAACCGGAAGAATGGATGCGGAGAGAGCACAGAGGGAAGGAGATCTCTCCCGCGCATCGGAATTTCTTTACGGCAGAATTCCGGAGCTTGAAAAGGATATGGAGAACCTCGGTGTGGAGCTCTCCGAAATACAGAGCCAGAGGAAAATGCTTCGCGAGGAAGTAAGTGCCGAGGATATAGCCGCGGTTGTGTCGAAATGGACGGGAATACCAGTATCAAGCCTGGTTGAGGAGGAGGTCGAGAAACTCGTTCATATGGAAGAAAGACTCTCGAAGCGGGTGGTGGGACAGCCGGAGCTCATAAGACTGGTCTCAAATGCGCTTCGCAGGTCAAGGGCCGGGCTCTCCGATCCGAAAAGGCCGATAAGCTCGTTCATGTTTCTCGGGCCCACGGGGGTCGGGAAGACCGAACTTGCCAGATCACTTGCCGAATTCATGTTTGATGATGAAGACGCGATCGTACGGATTGACATGAGCGAGTATATGGAGAAGCACTCGGTATCAAGACTGATCGGAGCCCCTCCCGGATATGTCGGATACGAGGAAGGAGGACAGCTCTCGGAAACCGTGAGGAGACGACCCTACTCCGTGGTGCTTTTTGACGAGATAGAAAAAGCGCACTCCGATATGTTTAACCTGCTTCTTCAGATTCTTGACGACGGAAGACTCACCGACGGACAGGGAAGAACCGTTGATTTCCGCAACACCGTAATAATAATGACCTCAAACCTGGGGAGCCAGCACATACAGGAGTCGTCAGGAGACAGCGAGGAAATGGAAAATAAGATAAACGAGATGCTCAGAAATTATTTTCGTCCCGAGTTTCTAAACAGGATTGACGAAGTTGTCATATTCAGCGCCCTGACAAGAACAGACCTCATTGAGATAGCCGAGATCCAGATTGGGTACCTGAGAGAGAGGCTTGCAGAGAAAAATCTCGCCATAGAACTCTCCGAGAAAGCCGTTACAAGACTGGTTGATATTGGTTACGATCCCGTTTTCGGGGCAAGGCCCCTTAAACGCGCCGTACAGAAATATATACAGGACCCGCTTGCAAACGAGATATTGAAAGGAAATTTCAAGGATTCGGTCACGGTAAAAGTGGATCTGGACAAAGAAGGAAACTTCACCTTCGGAAGAAGCAACTAA